The stretch of DNA GTAATGAGCATACTCAACGAGCCAAGTGCGGCAGCAATTGCTTACGGCCTCGACACTAAAGATCATTTTCATGGAATCAGAACTGTCTTCGTCTTTGATTTTGGCGGTGGTACTTTGGATCTTACTCTTCTCACAATTGACAACAAAGGGAACATAACCGTCAAGATCCATGGCGGAGACACGCATCTCGGTGGACAGGATTTTGACGCTGCAATGGTTGAATTCTTTGCGAGTGAGTttcagagaaagaaaaagatcgATCTCAGAGGAAACAAAAGAGCCATATGCAGGTTGAAGGTTGCTTGCGAGAGAGCGAAGAGGAATCTCTCTTCAACAACTAAAGCTTCCATTGAGCTGGAATCTCTTCATGAGGGAATCGATTTCTACACATCAATCACTCGCGCTAAGTTCGAGGAAATCAACAAGAATCTCTTTGAGAGGTGCATGGAGCTTGTGCATAAGTGTTTCGAGGATAGTGACATGGCGAAAAGCAGCGTTGATGAGGTTGTGCTCGTTGGTGGCTCGACTAGGATTCCGAAATTGGAGCAGCGGTTGAAGGACTTCTTCGACGGGAAGGATCTTTGCAAGAAGTGCATCAATGCGGACGAGGCGGTTGCATATGGTGCTGCAATCCATGCTTCAAAACTGAGTGGTcacaaaaatgaaaagattcaaGATCTGACGCTCTGGGAAGTTACTCCTCTGTCCCTGGGCTTGAAAGAGCAAGGAGGTTTAATGAAAGTTATAATTCCAAGGAACACGATGATTCCTACAAAGAAGCAAGATCTGTTTACAACACAATTCCACAACCAAGAAATAGTCCAGATTCATATCTACGAGGGCGAGAGGAAAATTGCAAGCAACAACAACTTGCTGGGAAGTTTCGATCTGGAAATTCCTCCGGCACCGCGCGGCGTGCCGATGATTAATGTGTGCTTTGAAATAGATTCTAACAGTATCTTACATGTATCGGCGGAGGAAAGAGCAACGGGGGTGATGAAGAAGGTGTCTGTAGTGAGCAACAAAGGAAGATTGTCGAGAGAAGAAGTTGAGAGGATGGTGAAAGATGCTGAGAAGTACAAGGCTGAAGATGAAGAGCAGAGGCAGAAGGTTGAAGCAAGGAATGCTTTGGAGAATCTTGCTTACAATATGAGGAATTTGATAGAAGATGAACCCGTTGCTTCTGAGCTATCTGCAGAAGACAAGAAAAAGATTAACAAAGCTATTGATTATACATTGAAATGGATTGATGAGAGTGATTTTGCAACGGTGGATGAGTTTAAGAAGGAAGAGGAAGGTCTTTTGAGTGTGTTTCGTCCAATTATTTTGAAGATGATTGAAGATCTTGATGCTCGTGGTAGTGAAAGTGGAAGAAAAAGCTTGAAGAAACACAATTTTGAGGTAGTAGTCAGCGTTGTCACAGGGTTGGTTTCTGCTGTGTGTTCTGTTATCCAAGTAATTCAAAACATACTTTGAAATCGGTTATCCTAAAATTTTAAGTGAAAggattttattgtaatttaacCTCTTAATCCTTGAAATGATAAAAGTTAATGGTTGAGATTATTTTGTTGCTATAAATCAGTCATTATCAgtattttagataaaaataaagagtaaagCTAGGGAACCAAAAGCATATCAGCCAAAATCCAGCCAAATACCTTTCgatgaattcaaaatctctacgagttaatatatatggatgtttcttctactaaatatgagaatgtttctttttcatattaaatggatgtttttttatgtattttttgaatttgtgtttgacgaaaggaaaaatgaattttggaTCGGACTTGCTGAAAGGGTTCCGTAATCCTAGGAGTAGTTATTGGGGATTTGAAACATATTAGTCAATGAGAGATTTTATTCAAAACGGCAATTAATaacaaacattaaaaattaaatacaaattaaattaattaatttaatattgttttgtttatcttttggcTGATTCCCTTTTGGTTCCACAtacttttccaaaaataaaatattttgaaaaacatgcTGCTCCTCTTACAATAGCACCTATTCCATTTAATGATATGTTTTCCTCATCAGAAACACCAATTAAGCAACATTAAAACTCAtgctgattttttttctttatgtatttatatgaCTAGTTGTAGAGGAATATATTATAAATCTCAACAAGCTAAGTTACAATATGCTAACAAAATGAAAGTTAAAAATCTCACCCTCAGTTCTAAACACTGTACACATACACCAATTGCTGTACTTCTTGGCAAATTTTGCAACACGTACtaatctctttctttcttcctcaaaGCTAAGTTTTCAGTTACTCTATTTCTTCCATCAATATTGGCAGATGACTAATCATTTCAAGGGGAAAAAAAGTTCTTAATAGAGAGTAGCTTAATTTAGCAAATTTGAAAATCTGTTGAATACAAAATAATGGAGAACAAACATACCCCTCAAATATCATTTTCTATTGCACAAGCTTCATTTTAGAATGAAATTGAGTCGGcatacatttttcttttctgattcttaattttctttacaTGCTTTTCAGAAAGTACCACAACTTCTTTCCACCTTTTTTTGACAGCTTAAGTTCTTGTTTTTCAATTGACAAACCCAAGAATCCATTAATCTAAGCTTAAATCAACTTCCAAAAACAAATGACACCATAACTATACTTTGAAAagtaaaaatctattttttttttcctttgtcaATTTTCAAACCCCACCA from Arachis duranensis cultivar V14167 chromosome 4, aradu.V14167.gnm2.J7QH, whole genome shotgun sequence encodes:
- the LOC107486957 gene encoding heat shock cognate 70 kDa protein (The sequence of the model RefSeq protein was modified relative to this genomic sequence to represent the inferred CDS: added 69 bases not found in genome assembly); protein product: MIGMVVAADESANNLGTVIGIDLGTTYSCVAVWRHDRVEIITNDEGNRITPSCVAFTDTQRMIGDAAKNQIASNPTNTVFDSKRLIGRKFSDPHVQNDIKLWPFQVTNVDDVPKIVEYKSEKKLFAAEEISSMILAKMREIAEKFLGTQVTNAVITVPAYFNDSQRQATKDAGHIAGLNVMSILNEPSAAAIAYGLDTKDHFHGIRTVFVFDFGGGTLDLTLLTIDNKGNITVKIHGGDTHLGGQDFDAAMVEFFASEFQRKKKIDLRGNKRAICRLKVACERAKRNLSSTTKASIELESLHEGIDFYTSITRAKFEEINKNLFERCMELVHKCFEDSDMAKSSVDEVVLVGGSTRIPKLEQRLKDFFDGKDLCKKCINADEAVAYGAAIHASKLSGHKNEKIQDLTLWEVTPLSLGLKEQGGLMKVIIPRNTMIPTKKQDLFTTQFHNQEIVQIHIYEGERKIASNNNLLGSFDLEIPPAPRGVPMINVCFEIDSNSILHVSAEERATGVMKKVSVVSNKGRLSREEVERMVKDAEKYKAEDEEQRQKVEARNALENLAYNMRNLIEDEPVASELSAEDKKKINKAIDYTLKWIDESDFATVDEFKKEEEGLLSVFRPIILKMIEDLDARGSESGRKSLKKHNFEVVVSVVTGLVSAVCSVIQVIQNIL